The DNA sequence AATGTTAGCAATAGCCTGGCCATAGGTATCGTGAAAATGGACAGCAAGTCGCTCAATTGGCACCGCTTGAGCTACCGAGGCCAACATCAATTTGGCCTTTTCGGGTGTACCTACACCAATGGTATCGCCAAGAGAGATCTCGTAGCAGCCCATTTCATATAAAGTTTTGGCAACTTCAACGACTTTTTCAACGGCTACTTCACCTTCGTACGGACAGCCTAAGACACAGGATACATACCCTCTGACCTTAACTCCGTCTTGTTCTGCACGCGCCATAATTGGCTCAAAGCGGGCGAGACTTTCTGCAATCGAACAGTTGATGTTCTTTTGGCTAAAGGCTTCACTCGCGGCACCAAAAATGGCCACTTCTTTTACGCCAGCCTCGATAGCTGCTTCGTAGCCTTTCATATTAGGTGTTAGTGCAGGATAGCTAACGCCATCCTTACGTTGAATTTGGCTGTAGATTTCTGCCGAACCAGCCATCTGAGGCACCCACTTTGGCGACACAAACGAACCCGCTTCAACCACTTTTAGGCCAGTGTTGGACAGGTTGTCTATTAGTTTTACCTTGTCTTCAATCGACACGGGTACTTCGTTTTGCAGGCCATCTCGTGGCCCGACTTCAACGATTTTGACTGCGCTTGGAAAACGCTCTGTCATTACAATAGTCATGTGTTAGTCCTCAAAATCAACGGCAACAAGTTCTGCACCGTCCTCTACCAAATCACCCGCGGCAAAGAAGACTTCATTTACGACACCGTCTTTTGGTGCTTTGATGGTGTATTCCATCTTCATCGCTTCCATGATGATCAGGTTTTGACCGGCTTTAACGACGTCGCCTTTTTTGACGAGTACATCAACCAGGGTGCCGTTCATTGGAGCGGTCAAGCCACCTGAACCTTCTAGCTCTTGGTTGAGGTAATCGGTTGGAGTCTGACGCTTGAACGTGCTGACAAACTGTTTGTTAAAGACAGTAATTGTATCGTCGTAGTCGGCAACCGTTACTCTCACTCGGTGACCATCGATAGAAGCTACAAGTTGGTCGTTTTCTAAGGTGCCGTGTGCTTTTACCTTCTGGCCATCGACGATAACGTCAAAGCCCTCAGCTGTTTGTTCAGCGGTAATCTTGTGAGTCACGTCTTTGTCATCAGTTAGACGCACTGAAAACTGCTGTGGCTCGTTGATTCGCCAGCCCGCAAATGCGTGCCATGGTGAGTGTGGATCGTTTGATACTGCCGCGTGTTGTTCGTTTGCTTTAGCATTTGACAGCAATAATTGAAGCGCCGCTAATACGAGTGCTTGTTCATTTTGCTGGTGGCTTGACTTAAACAAGTCATCGTAATGCTTTTCGATGAAGTTGGTGTCTAGATCCACTTTGGCAAATGACGGGTGTTCTAACAAACTCGATAAAAAGCTCAGGTTAGTTGTTACACCAGCAATGCGATAGTCATCTAATGCACGTAACATACGCTGTAATGCACGATCTCGGTTTTCATCCCAAACGATAAGTTTGGCAATCATTGGGTCATAAAAAGTCGAGACTTCGTCGTTTTGACGAACGCCTGTATCGACGCGCACATGGCGGTTTTCTTCAGGCTGACGTAGATAGTGCAAGTGACCTGTCGCAGGTAAAAAGTCGTTGTCTGGATCTTCGGCATAAATACGAACCTCAAACGAGTGACCGTCGACCGTTACGTCTTCTTGTGACATTGGTAACGGTTGACCCGAGGCGATTTGTAACTGCCATTGCACTAAGTCTTGGCCGGTGATCATTTCTGTCACTGGGTGCTCTACTTGAAGGCGAGTATTCATCTCCATGAAGTAGAACGAGCCATCTTCATCGTACAAGAATTCGACCGTACCAGCACCTTCGTAATCAATAGCTTGAGCAGCACGAACGGCCGCTTCACCCATAGCTTTACGAATCTCATCAGGCAAACCTGGAGCAGGTGCTTCTTCAATGACTTTTTGGTGACGACGTTGAATTGAACAATCGCGTTCTGCTAAATAGATCCCGTTGCCATCTTGGTCACAGAATACTTGAATTTCAACGTGACGAGGTTTGGTTAAATAACGCTCCAATAGCATTTTGTCATTACCAAAGCCATTGATTGCCTCGCGCTTTGCAGAGGCTAGGGCATCGCTAAACTGGTCGGCAGATTCGACAATTCTCATGCCTTTACCACCACCGCCATATGCGGCTTTAAGCAACATTGGATAGCCAATTTTATCGGCTTCGGCTTTTAAGAACGCTTCGTCCTGCTCGTCGCCGTGATAACCCGGAACCAGTGGTACGTTGGCTTTTTCCATGATTTCTTTGGCGGCACTTTTAGAGCCCATCGCTTCGATTGCACCAATTGGTGGACCGATAAATACGATGTCGTTGTCTTTACACGCTTTCGCAAAAATCGCGTTTTCAGATAGGAAGCCATACCCCGGATGAATTGCTTGTGCACCCGATTTTTTGGCGACTTCTATGATGGTTTCGTAT is a window from the Psychrosphaera ytuae genome containing:
- a CDS encoding hydroxymethylglutaryl-CoA lyase, which translates into the protein MTIVMTERFPSAVKIVEVGPRDGLQNEVPVSIEDKVKLIDNLSNTGLKVVEAGSFVSPKWVPQMAGSAEIYSQIQRKDGVSYPALTPNMKGYEAAIEAGVKEVAIFGAASEAFSQKNINCSIAESLARFEPIMARAEQDGVKVRGYVSCVLGCPYEGEVAVEKVVEVAKTLYEMGCYEISLGDTIGVGTPEKAKLMLASVAQAVPIERLAVHFHDTYGQAIANIYACLELGVSVIDSAVAGLGGCPYAKGASGNVATEDVVYLLNGLGIDHGVDIDALASTGEQICNALGKPGNSKVAAAILAKR
- a CDS encoding acetyl-CoA carboxylase biotin carboxylase subunit: MFNKILIANRGEIACRVIETAHKLGIRCVAVYSEADANSRHVTMADEAFLIGPAPSKDSYLKYETIIEVAKKSGAQAIHPGYGFLSENAIFAKACKDNDIVFIGPPIGAIEAMGSKSAAKEIMEKANVPLVPGYHGDEQDEAFLKAEADKIGYPMLLKAAYGGGGKGMRIVESADQFSDALASAKREAINGFGNDKMLLERYLTKPRHVEIQVFCDQDGNGIYLAERDCSIQRRHQKVIEEAPAPGLPDEIRKAMGEAAVRAAQAIDYEGAGTVEFLYDEDGSFYFMEMNTRLQVEHPVTEMITGQDLVQWQLQIASGQPLPMSQEDVTVDGHSFEVRIYAEDPDNDFLPATGHLHYLRQPEENRHVRVDTGVRQNDEVSTFYDPMIAKLIVWDENRDRALQRMLRALDDYRIAGVTTNLSFLSSLLEHPSFAKVDLDTNFIEKHYDDLFKSSHQQNEQALVLAALQLLLSNAKANEQHAAVSNDPHSPWHAFAGWRINEPQQFSVRLTDDKDVTHKITAEQTAEGFDVIVDGQKVKAHGTLENDQLVASIDGHRVRVTVADYDDTITVFNKQFVSTFKRQTPTDYLNQELEGSGGLTAPMNGTLVDVLVKKGDVVKAGQNLIIMEAMKMEYTIKAPKDGVVNEVFFAAGDLVEDGAELVAVDFED